One part of the Prosthecobacter vanneervenii genome encodes these proteins:
- a CDS encoding NADH-quinone oxidoreductase subunit NuoE family protein — MALEVPAELEKRMDEAISHYPVSKRSAVLPLLHLMQEHFRYISEESVNWVAAKLGLEPIQVLEVVTFYPGFRQSAPGKYHIRVCRTLSCAMAGSYELMDAFCKAANIDRSHTDHHHPIAVSPDGKFSIEFAECLASCGFGPVCMIEDDFYEKVDPAKVGELLVQRA, encoded by the coding sequence ATGGCCCTTGAAGTTCCAGCCGAATTGGAAAAACGCATGGATGAGGCGATCTCGCACTATCCTGTCTCCAAACGCAGCGCGGTGCTGCCCCTGCTGCATCTGATGCAGGAGCACTTTCGCTACATTAGCGAGGAGTCGGTGAACTGGGTGGCCGCCAAGCTCGGGCTGGAACCAATTCAAGTGCTTGAAGTGGTGACCTTCTACCCAGGCTTCCGCCAGAGCGCTCCCGGCAAGTATCACATTCGTGTTTGTCGCACGCTCTCGTGCGCCATGGCGGGCAGCTACGAGTTGATGGATGCCTTCTGCAAAGCGGCCAATATTGACCGCTCGCACACGGATCATCATCACCCGATTGCAGTCAGCCCAGATGGCAAATTCAGCATTGAATTTGCCGAGTGTCTGGCGAGCTGCGGATTTGGCCCTGTGTGCATGATCGAGGACGACTTTTATGAGAAGGTCGATCCCGCCAAGGTGGGCGAACTGCTGGTCCAGAGAGCCTAG